In Streptomyces qaidamensis, one DNA window encodes the following:
- a CDS encoding DeoR/GlpR family DNA-binding transcription regulator, whose protein sequence is MYAPERQQEILRLARDGGRVDVVSLAEEFQVTAETIRRDLKALDRAGLVRRVHGGAIPAGRLDFEPDLAERETTAADQKDGIAKAALAELPGEGTVILDAGTTVARMAAALPLEASLTVVTHSLPIAARLADHPGIQLHLIGGRVRHRTRAAVDAWALRAYGEIRADVLFVAANGFSAEHGLTTPDLAEAAVKRAAVAAARRVVLLADSSKHGQEHFARFGDLSDVDLLITDSGLSPEDAVAIERGGTEVVRA, encoded by the coding sequence ATGTACGCACCGGAGCGGCAGCAGGAGATCCTCCGGCTCGCCCGTGACGGCGGCCGAGTGGATGTCGTGTCGCTGGCCGAGGAGTTCCAGGTGACGGCGGAGACGATTCGCCGGGATCTGAAGGCCCTCGACCGCGCCGGACTGGTCCGCCGGGTGCACGGCGGGGCCATCCCGGCCGGGCGCCTCGACTTCGAGCCGGACCTCGCCGAGCGCGAGACGACCGCCGCCGACCAGAAGGACGGCATCGCCAAGGCCGCCCTCGCGGAACTGCCCGGTGAGGGCACGGTCATCCTCGACGCCGGGACGACGGTGGCCCGGATGGCCGCCGCCCTCCCGCTGGAGGCCTCCCTCACCGTCGTCACGCACAGCCTCCCCATCGCCGCCCGCCTCGCCGACCACCCCGGCATCCAGCTCCACCTCATCGGAGGGCGCGTACGGCACCGCACCCGCGCCGCCGTGGACGCCTGGGCGCTCAGGGCGTACGGCGAGATCCGCGCCGACGTGCTGTTCGTGGCCGCCAACGGCTTCTCCGCCGAGCACGGTCTGACCACCCCCGACCTCGCCGAGGCCGCGGTCAAGCGCGCGGCCGTGGCCGCCGCCCGCCGCGTGGTGCTGCTCGCCGACTCCTCCAAGCACGGCCAGGAGCACTTCGCCCGCTTCGGCGACCTGAGCGATGTGGACCTGCTGATCACCGACAGCGGGCTGAGCCCCGAAGACGCCGTCGCGATCGAGCGCGGCGGCACGGAAGTAGTGCGCGCATGA
- a CDS encoding MFS transporter translates to MNSTDTTLGTAGGGTDRRRWFALAIVMTAAFMDLVDVTIVNIAIPSIQREAGASFSQIQWITAGYALAFAAGLITGGRLGDIHGRKRVFLVGIGGFTVASALCGLAVNPEMLVASRFLQGGMAALMVPQVLSIVHATFPAHERGKVFGLFGAVVGLGAVSGPLLGALLTEWNLFGWEWRSIFLINLPVGVAGLILGSRFISESKAPRALKLDLVGVALVTLGLLMLLYPLIRGRELDWPVWGYVSMAGSLVVLAALVAYERRKAARDGSPLVELSLFKVKSFAAGIAVQTVFGVALGVFFLVWTLYMQFGLGWSPLKAGLTGVPFSIAVSVAAGMSVQKLVPRFGRKVLQAGALVMAAGVLLYIWEAGHYGLAIAPWQMALPLVVMGVGMGLIVAPLTDAILSEVPREHAGSASGLINTVQQMGNALGLGLVSVVFFGTISDHLRPEQIGPAFADAFQNALCWVAAVMGAIFLLMFALPKRPAQHVEGEQVPVGEKEPVLVS, encoded by the coding sequence ATGAACTCCACCGACACCACCCTCGGCACGGCGGGCGGCGGGACCGACCGCCGGCGCTGGTTCGCCCTCGCGATCGTGATGACCGCGGCCTTCATGGACCTCGTCGACGTGACGATCGTCAACATCGCGATCCCCTCGATCCAGCGGGAGGCGGGCGCCTCCTTCAGCCAGATCCAGTGGATCACCGCTGGTTACGCCCTCGCCTTCGCCGCCGGGCTGATCACCGGCGGACGGCTCGGCGACATCCACGGCCGCAAGCGGGTCTTCCTCGTCGGCATCGGCGGGTTCACGGTCGCCTCCGCGCTGTGCGGTCTCGCGGTGAACCCGGAGATGCTGGTCGCCTCGCGGTTCCTGCAGGGCGGCATGGCGGCGCTGATGGTGCCGCAGGTGCTGTCGATCGTGCACGCGACCTTCCCGGCGCACGAACGGGGCAAGGTCTTCGGCCTGTTCGGGGCGGTCGTCGGCCTCGGGGCCGTGTCCGGTCCGCTGCTGGGCGCGCTGCTGACCGAGTGGAACCTGTTCGGCTGGGAGTGGCGGTCGATCTTCCTGATCAACCTGCCGGTGGGTGTCGCCGGCCTGATCCTCGGCAGCCGCTTCATCAGCGAGTCCAAGGCGCCGCGCGCCCTGAAGCTGGACCTGGTGGGTGTCGCGCTCGTGACGCTGGGCCTGCTGATGCTGCTCTACCCGCTCATCCGTGGCCGCGAGCTGGACTGGCCGGTGTGGGGGTACGTCTCGATGGCCGGGTCGCTCGTCGTCCTCGCGGCTCTGGTGGCGTACGAGAGGCGCAAGGCCGCGCGGGACGGCTCCCCGCTGGTCGAGCTGTCACTGTTCAAGGTCAAGAGCTTCGCGGCCGGGATCGCCGTGCAGACCGTCTTCGGGGTCGCGCTCGGCGTGTTCTTCCTGGTGTGGACGCTGTACATGCAGTTCGGGCTGGGCTGGAGTCCGCTGAAGGCCGGGCTGACCGGGGTGCCGTTCTCGATCGCCGTGTCGGTGGCGGCCGGGATGTCGGTGCAGAAGCTGGTCCCGCGCTTCGGGCGCAAGGTGCTCCAGGCAGGCGCGCTGGTGATGGCGGCCGGGGTGCTGCTCTACATCTGGGAGGCCGGGCACTACGGCCTCGCCATAGCGCCCTGGCAGATGGCCCTCCCGCTCGTCGTGATGGGCGTGGGCATGGGCCTGATCGTCGCGCCGCTGACCGACGCGATCCTCTCGGAGGTGCCGCGCGAGCACGCCGGTTCGGCGTCGGGGCTGATCAACACCGTGCAGCAGATGGGCAACGCGCTGGGGCTCGGTCTGGTGTCGGTGGTGTTCTTCGGCACGATCTCCGACCACCTGCGGCCCGAGCAGATCGGTCCCGCCTTCGCGGACGCCTTCCAGAACGCGCTCTGCTGGGTCGCCGCGGTGATGGGCGCCATCTTCCTGCTGATGTTCGCGCTGCCGAAGCGGCCCGCGCAGCACGTGGAGGGCGAGCAGGTGCCGGTGGGGGAGAAGGAACCGGTGCTGGTCTCCTAG
- a CDS encoding helix-turn-helix transcriptional regulator → MTTDTPARLLTLLSLLQTPREWPGGELSERLGVSRRTVRRDIDRLRELGYPVQATMGADGGYRLVAGKAMPPLVLDDEEAVAIAVGLRAGAGHAVEGLDEASVRALAKLEQVLPGRLRHRVTTLQAATTPLTSGDGPSIAPETLTVMASTVAGHERLRFAYRAADGTESRRLTEPYRLVSTGRRWYLVAYDIDRDDWRTFRVDRVSEPFATGARFAPRELPTGNAAEYLRRSMQRQQQSYDFEVTFAAPADFVAARVPHWLGTPEPLDDDSCRLRGSAGDAVQWVAFRLAMLECDFVVHEPAELVTAVRELGARLSRAAGGRGTGGG, encoded by the coding sequence ATGACGACGGACACTCCGGCTCGGCTGCTGACCCTCCTCTCCCTTCTTCAGACGCCCCGCGAATGGCCCGGCGGCGAGCTCTCCGAGCGGCTCGGGGTCTCCCGTCGCACGGTCCGGCGGGACATCGACCGGCTGCGCGAGCTGGGCTACCCCGTGCAGGCGACCATGGGCGCCGACGGCGGTTACCGGCTGGTCGCCGGCAAGGCCATGCCGCCGCTCGTGCTCGACGACGAGGAGGCCGTGGCCATCGCTGTCGGGCTGCGCGCCGGGGCCGGGCACGCGGTGGAGGGCCTCGACGAGGCGTCGGTGCGGGCGCTGGCCAAGCTGGAGCAGGTCCTGCCGGGCCGGCTGCGCCACCGCGTGACCACCCTCCAGGCCGCTACCACCCCACTGACCAGCGGGGACGGGCCGAGCATCGCGCCCGAGACGCTGACCGTCATGGCCTCGACGGTGGCCGGGCACGAGCGGCTGCGGTTCGCCTACCGGGCCGCAGACGGCACCGAGTCGCGGCGCCTGACGGAGCCGTACCGGCTGGTGTCGACGGGCCGCCGCTGGTACCTCGTGGCGTACGACATCGACCGGGACGACTGGCGCACGTTCCGCGTCGACCGGGTCAGCGAGCCGTTCGCCACGGGGGCCCGGTTCGCACCGCGCGAACTGCCGACGGGAAACGCGGCCGAGTACCTGCGGCGCTCGATGCAACGGCAGCAGCAGTCCTACGACTTCGAGGTCACGTTCGCCGCACCGGCCGACTTCGTCGCCGCCCGGGTGCCCCACTGGCTGGGCACGCCCGAGCCGCTGGACGACGACAGCTGCCGGCTGCGCGGGTCCGCCGGGGACGCCGTGCAGTGGGTGGCGTTCCGGCTGGCGATGCTGGAGTGCGACTTCGTGGTGCACGAACCGGCGGAACTCGTGACGGCCGTCAGGGAGTTGGGGGCGCGGTTGAGCAGGGCGGCCGGCGGGCGGGGCACGGGCGGGGGGTGA
- a CDS encoding TetR/AcrR family transcriptional regulator, whose amino-acid sequence MSSTTPTPPSPSLTERRKAETRMEIARAAAGLFVRHGLRATRAEDIAQAAGIAPRTFYRYFATKEEAVAPLYAAGAQRWVEAVRAAPADAGVLAALEQGVRHSLTPGVGVSAASWEWVRTLLRLAEATPSLRRVWAETCQASERLLGEVLAERVTRAGAPGMSGATGVPSGGDNVAATGEPPVIIPEPRFAAAVASAAVRAALEAWAAGDGPVGGPDGPAELALRNLAALRDFPWGP is encoded by the coding sequence GTGAGCAGCACCACCCCGACCCCGCCTTCGCCCTCGCTGACCGAGCGGCGGAAGGCCGAGACACGTATGGAGATCGCCCGGGCGGCGGCCGGCCTCTTCGTACGGCACGGCCTGCGGGCCACCCGTGCGGAGGACATCGCCCAGGCCGCCGGTATCGCCCCGCGCACCTTCTACCGGTACTTCGCCACCAAGGAGGAGGCCGTCGCCCCGCTCTACGCGGCCGGCGCCCAGCGCTGGGTGGAGGCGGTGCGCGCCGCTCCCGCCGACGCCGGGGTCCTGGCCGCCCTGGAGCAGGGGGTGCGCCACTCCCTCACCCCGGGCGTCGGCGTCTCGGCGGCGTCCTGGGAGTGGGTCCGCACGCTGCTGCGCCTGGCCGAGGCGACCCCGTCCCTGCGCAGGGTGTGGGCGGAGACGTGCCAGGCGTCCGAGCGGCTGCTGGGGGAGGTGCTGGCGGAACGGGTGACACGTGCAGGCGCACCCGGGATGTCCGGCGCGACAGGGGTGCCCAGTGGCGGCGACAACGTTGCCGCGACGGGTGAGCCACCCGTGATCATCCCTGAGCCGCGCTTCGCCGCCGCCGTGGCGAGCGCCGCCGTCCGTGCCGCGTTGGAGGCCTGGGCCGCGGGGGACGGGCCCGTGGGGGGTCCGGACGGTCCGGCGGAACTCGCCCTGCGCAATCTCGCCGCCCTGCGGGACTTCCCGTGGGGTCCGTGA
- a CDS encoding sigma-70 family RNA polymerase sigma factor, producing the protein MATRAVARRQSATGETADAASSVRTHGGEIADRDLVGMYLDEIARTPLLDAAKEVELSQIIEAGVFAQQILDGLEENKAGASPEELQALVDASERAKDVFIRSNLRLVVAVARRYPRSGLPLLDLIQEGNAGLVRAVEKFDYRKGFKFSTYATWWIRQAITRSIADQSRTIRLPVHLVEELGRIRRVQREFNREHGRDPEPAEIAAELGSNPERVTDVLDWARDPVSLNMSVDDEGETQFGDLLEDTSAVSPEQSVLTLLRSEELDDLIGRLDQRTASIIKMRYGIEDGRERTLTEVGKEHGLTRERIRQIEKHALLELKKLARSTGFDAAA; encoded by the coding sequence ATGGCAACCCGTGCCGTCGCCCGTCGTCAGTCCGCCACCGGCGAGACGGCCGATGCGGCAAGCAGTGTTCGCACCCATGGCGGCGAGATCGCCGACCGCGACCTGGTCGGCATGTACCTCGACGAGATAGCGCGCACACCGCTGCTCGACGCCGCCAAGGAGGTCGAGCTGTCTCAGATCATCGAAGCGGGTGTGTTCGCACAGCAGATCCTCGACGGCCTGGAGGAGAACAAGGCCGGGGCCTCGCCCGAGGAGCTGCAGGCCCTGGTCGACGCGAGTGAGCGTGCCAAGGACGTCTTCATCCGCTCCAACCTGCGCCTGGTCGTCGCGGTCGCCCGCCGCTACCCCCGCAGCGGGCTGCCGCTGCTGGACCTGATCCAGGAGGGCAACGCCGGCCTGGTGCGCGCGGTCGAGAAGTTCGACTACCGCAAGGGCTTCAAGTTCTCCACGTACGCCACGTGGTGGATCCGCCAGGCCATCACCCGGTCCATAGCCGACCAGTCCCGTACGATCCGCCTGCCCGTCCACCTCGTGGAGGAGCTCGGCCGGATCCGCCGTGTGCAGCGCGAGTTCAACCGCGAGCACGGCCGGGACCCGGAGCCCGCGGAGATCGCCGCCGAGCTCGGCTCCAACCCGGAGCGCGTCACCGACGTCCTGGACTGGGCCCGCGACCCGGTCTCGCTGAACATGTCGGTGGACGACGAGGGCGAGACCCAGTTCGGCGACCTCCTGGAGGACACCTCGGCGGTGTCGCCCGAGCAGTCGGTCCTCACCCTGCTGCGCAGCGAGGAGCTCGACGACCTGATCGGCCGCCTCGACCAGCGCACGGCCTCCATCATCAAGATGCGCTACGGCATCGAGGACGGCCGGGAGCGCACGCTGACCGAGGTCGGCAAGGAGCACGGCCTGACCCGCGAGCGCATCCGCCAGATCGAGAAGCACGCGCTGCTGGAGCTGAAGAAGCTGGCTCGCAGCACCGGGTTCGACGCGGCGGCGTGA
- a CDS encoding GNAT family N-acetyltransferase produces the protein MLSERTEVQVRPGVERDLEALTALYNHYVRETAITFDTAVFTPEERRPWLLSHPEDGPHRLMVATTADPQEILGYSTSSPFRTKPAYATSVETTVYVAPDAGRRGVGTLLYTALFEALSGEDVHRAYAGIALPNEASARLHERLGFRHVGTYREVGRKFGRYWDVAWYEKELP, from the coding sequence ATGCTGTCGGAACGTACAGAGGTGCAGGTCAGGCCGGGAGTCGAGAGGGACCTCGAAGCCCTCACGGCCCTCTACAACCACTATGTACGTGAGACGGCGATCACATTCGACACCGCGGTTTTCACTCCGGAGGAGCGCCGACCTTGGCTGCTCTCCCACCCTGAAGACGGGCCGCACCGCCTGATGGTTGCCACGACGGCGGACCCACAGGAGATTCTGGGCTACTCCACATCAAGCCCTTTCCGAACGAAGCCCGCCTATGCCACCTCCGTGGAGACGACCGTGTACGTCGCTCCGGACGCCGGTCGGCGCGGCGTCGGCACGCTCCTCTACACGGCCCTCTTCGAGGCCCTGTCCGGCGAGGACGTGCACCGCGCCTACGCGGGCATCGCGCTGCCGAACGAGGCATCGGCCCGGCTGCACGAGCGCCTCGGCTTCCGGCACGTCGGCACGTACCGGGAGGTGGGCCGCAAGTTCGGCCGGTACTGGGACGTGGCCTGGTACGAGAAGGAGCTGCCGTAA
- a CDS encoding dioxygenase, protein MPALYLSHGAPPLADDPVWPGELAAWSAGLPRPKAVLIVSAHWEEAPLALGATEPVPLVYDFWGFPEHYYRVKYDAPGAPELAESVRKLLRAPGMPVQDVPDRGLDHGAYVPLVEMYPEADLPVLQVSMPTLDPVRLMEIGRRLAPLRDEGVLIVGSGFFTHNLAALRQGGIPAWSAEFDDWGRQALEARDVDALLDFTRKSPAGRLAHPRTEHFAPLFVTMGAADATGELDAQESVIDGFWMGLAKRSVQFG, encoded by the coding sequence ATGCCCGCTCTGTACCTCAGCCACGGCGCCCCGCCCCTGGCCGACGACCCGGTCTGGCCCGGTGAGCTGGCCGCCTGGTCCGCCGGACTGCCGCGTCCCAAGGCCGTCCTGATCGTCTCCGCCCACTGGGAGGAGGCCCCGCTCGCCCTCGGCGCCACCGAGCCCGTCCCGCTCGTCTACGACTTCTGGGGCTTCCCGGAGCACTACTACCGGGTGAAGTACGACGCCCCCGGCGCACCGGAGCTCGCCGAGTCCGTACGCAAGCTGCTGCGCGCCCCCGGCATGCCCGTCCAGGACGTCCCCGACCGCGGCCTCGACCACGGCGCGTACGTCCCGCTGGTCGAGATGTACCCGGAGGCCGACCTCCCGGTGCTCCAGGTGTCCATGCCGACGCTCGACCCGGTCCGGCTCATGGAGATCGGCCGCAGGCTCGCCCCCCTGCGGGACGAGGGCGTGCTCATCGTCGGCTCGGGCTTCTTCACGCACAACCTGGCCGCGCTGCGGCAGGGTGGCATCCCCGCCTGGTCGGCGGAGTTCGACGACTGGGGCCGGCAGGCGCTGGAGGCGCGTGACGTGGACGCCCTGCTCGACTTCACCCGCAAGTCCCCCGCGGGCCGGCTGGCCCACCCGCGCACCGAGCACTTCGCCCCGCTCTTCGTGACGATGGGCGCGGCCGACGCGACAGGCGAGCTGGACGCGCAGGAGTCCGTGATCGACGGGTTCTGGATGGGGCTGGCGAAGCGGTCGGTGCAGTTCGGCTGA
- a CDS encoding MarR family winged helix-turn-helix transcriptional regulator, whose translation MKAPASVPTPGSAQEPQEPQEPRWLTDEEQHVWRSFMEGVTLLDDHLDRQLQRDAGMPHVYYGLLVKLAEAPRRRLRMTELAMLAKITRSRLSHAVARLEKNGWVRREDCPDDKRGQFAVLTDEGYDVLRQTAPGHVEAVRQAVFDRLTPQQQKSLGEIMRIVAEGLQPAEAGADLPWLR comes from the coding sequence ATGAAGGCACCCGCATCCGTACCGACACCGGGCTCCGCCCAGGAGCCCCAGGAGCCCCAGGAGCCGCGCTGGCTCACCGACGAGGAGCAGCACGTCTGGCGTTCGTTCATGGAGGGCGTCACCCTCCTCGACGACCATCTCGACCGTCAGCTGCAGCGCGACGCGGGCATGCCGCACGTCTATTACGGCCTTCTGGTCAAGCTGGCCGAGGCGCCGCGGCGACGGCTGCGGATGACCGAGCTCGCGATGCTGGCGAAGATCACCCGGTCCCGGCTCTCGCACGCCGTCGCGCGGCTGGAGAAGAACGGCTGGGTGCGCCGGGAGGACTGCCCCGACGACAAGCGGGGCCAGTTCGCCGTCCTCACGGACGAGGGCTACGACGTGCTGCGCCAAACCGCGCCCGGCCATGTGGAGGCCGTACGCCAGGCGGTCTTCGACCGGCTCACGCCGCAACAGCAGAAGTCCCTCGGCGAGATCATGCGGATCGTCGCCGAGGGACTTCAGCCGGCCGAAGCGGGTGCGGACCTGCCCTGGCTGCGCTGA